AGTAGGTTATGgggttaaaagaaaataaactgttTAGTACCAGAGGTTTATTTTCCTGACGTACcagctctttaaaaaaataaaataatacaagtcacttgactttattttcttttataaagctGGACACTCTTAATTTAGAAAGCTGAAAATTACTTGATTGATTTACAGCAGTTTATTAGATGAACTGTAAATGTCCTACTTTCCTACCCATTTAGACTCAGAAATACCTACAGACATCTTAACTGCATCGCCAGCAAAAACATTCCTCTTAATGAAAGAGAAGGCTTTGGAGAGGCAAAAGTTAATCCATAAGGATGCCACCCACAGCCAGAAGGGAGGTATGTTGCTTTTCTTCCATATCTAAAGGGGAATAGCACACTACACCATTCTGTgataggagatatatatatatatatatatatatatatatatatatatatatatatatatagacaaatgcaagaggtcctctgcactcatcccattatcaatatatttaagacagagacattttgtgcatactgctactgaaaaatgccttaccctttaaacaaaacagggattgtttgtccatatattgcaatatatttaagctgcccaactacgttaaagtcatcatatatatatatatatatatatatatatatatatatatatatatatatatatatatatatatatactgtgtatatatataattttttttttatattttctttattgcattttttaacatttaagagCTAGATAAGAGTAGAACAAGaaaaaagtatagaaaaaaaaaaaaggtagaactTCTGAAGAATCCGAAGCAGAACTGAAAGTAAGGAGGGGATGGACCTCCTTTAAGTATCTGACAGGCTAGGAGCGAGCGGGTCAGACTGAAGTGAAGTAAGGGGTATGGTTCATCTGCTGCTCAGATAGGCCACTGGTTCACCTCAGATCCGGTATTCACTGTATCCATACTATCCCCTGCGGAGGGAAAGTGGAGGACATTTAGGTGCCCTGGATCTCCCCTATCCAGGTGTTacatatttttccaaattttcctGGACAGCCTCTAGTCGTGTACGTTAACTTTTGATTGGGAAGAAAATTATTGATTAGCATTTTTCAGAAGCTTAAAGTCGGGGGTGCTGTTGCTTTCCAGGTCATCAGAATggcttttttggcaaaattaagAAGTTGAAGCAGACATACCCCTTTGCTGGAGCTTGGGATAGTCCTTCTGTTATTCCTAGTAGGCAGAGTTCGGGGGAACATACATTGGAAAGCCCAAgataagcttcagcataatgcAATATTTCCTTCCAAAATCGTTGGATTTCGGGGCAATCCCAAAATACGTGTCTATAGGTACCTTGGTCATGGTTACATTTGGGTCATTGTCTtgccgagcttcccttggcagacttttgAGTGGAACATCAGCCAGGTACAGCGAACTCTCAAAACCAGATCAATCGGGCAAGGTTCTACACAACAcatctgcttgtagatgaagtcccgaagccccctCCGCTGAGttcctttttatattaatataataaatgaatagaTGACTACACGCCCAGAACAGTGACCATGAGAATGACCACGACAATGAAAATAACCATGTGCATGAGATACAAGAAGGAATTATTATATTGaaacaataacaaagtaatagatggCTACACGCCCAGAACGGTGGCCATGTTTATATGTTTCGTGTTAATTAAATCAACTCCTGCTGTTCCCTTGTCTCCAACTAATGCTAATACATCCATATAACAACTAAGGAGCCACATTGGATACACTTAACCACACtcattcatacatggcctgccatgtcacatttgtatcacaggcATATATCAGGACATAGAATATATCTGGCGGAGTACAATATTTAATTATCTCTAACAACAGTTATCTTGTGAGTGAAATTGTATGAGAAAATTAGTCTTGAGTTGCATCAAGATTACAATGACCTATTGATGTTCTTGgcgatatttttttttcaacagttttttAACTGTGTCTGTAGGTATGAATGGTTGTTTGCAGAGTTATTGGAATACAAAAACCAGCCACAGAAAACTTTAAGTGTCAAAGATTTAACAGTGTTTTAGTTGAGGTTGAGCTAAGGCAGAACAATGAATCTGGCCTGCAGTTAATAAGAGTACCAGCTAGTTTTCTGTTAGCCAAGTGATCTTGATTTCATAAAACTGAAAGCTACATGGACTCTTCTGCTTTCACTTATTTTCCTATCTTGTTCACTTTTCATGTATAAACAAATACTGCAGGCTGCAGAGTTGTCATATAATGCAGCAATGAGAGTTCAGTCCACCTCATTTATTTTTCATGGTGACACTGTACTAAAATTGCATGCTTAGAAGTTTTACTGTTTGGTTGTTAGAGCTGAATTAGCATAGCAGCCAAGAAGCAGTTTGGAAGATGGTGAACTTTAGATTAGGATTGATAATAAGTTTCAGTTTGCACAGGTGGTAGCTGACATTTATGAGCTTTCTCTGTGTGATCATAAATACTGTTATGCTAAAGAATTGTGGAAGTAAAGCCTAGAAAGTGTGGGAAAGCCTCTAACAAGCATATTTTTTGTTGGTCTAAACTGTTCTTGCCTTTACAGTAGATGTTACTACACCTAACACTGGCTCAAACCGTGTATTTCCTGTCGAGAACCCTGAGAAACCAGCAAAACGAGTTGATTTCCTGAAAGTTAGCGAAGAGTGCATTGTGAGCAGCACAAATCCCAGCCCAGACATAGCACTGGGTGAAAAAAGAAATGAGGAGGAAGATGATGAAGTGTCTCAACAAAGCCAACTAAGTTCATTGCAGAATGAAACATTGACCCCAGAAATCTGTAAACAGACCAGTTCAAGGAAAAGCAAAGAGAATTTGAAAACAGCTAGTGAACACTTGTATAACAAAACAGGTTTTATGGTTGAGCCAAAGTTCATGCCAGGAATTGAGAAATTAAAAAACCTTGGCATTAAAGGTCCGACCTTATGCCCTGATATGTGTGATATTTTACTAATATCCCCTAAAATTCATATTCCAAGGAAGCAGAAGTCCAGAGAAGTGCCAGCTGCAGTTCTTTACCCTGATACAAACAGAAGTAATCCGAAAGAAAAGGTAGGGGCATGCATTGCAAAGGCTTTTGTTTGATGCTACTGGAGACTTAATAAAGGGTTGTGGGTATATTTATACAGACACATTTAAAATGTAGTGACACAGGGTGGTTCTCAAATCTGCATATTCTTGATTGGCAAGAAGTtttcttcagcagaggtgtcgGGTACCTGCTCAGGTATACtcgcatcaaaaacattttatattgcaaGCATAAATACAACCGATTTGTCTCCTGATCACgcctatacaaaatatatatagatgtattggGATTTCTAacttgtataggtcaaaaactcccagcagtacactACTAAATTTCAAAATCACGATTTCAAAAATCAGCATACTTTAGATTTCAAGGtcaaaaatgttatcaaaatatttttacatggGAAACCCCTATATCTTTGCACAGATATATGGTTATGTATAAGTAATGTATATTCCTACTGGATGGCTGGAGACTAGCTCTGGTAGCGAAATACCTAAAGTAAACCAACTAGTTGGGCAGTTTCTGCTATAGTAAATGAGAGCCTACATGGGCATATTCTGGCCTTTCTTTGTCAGCAGTGAATCTACCTTGCCTGACATTAGCATGAATGTCTTCTGGAATCTGACAGAGCTTTTTCAttttgtcacaggaaaacattctCTTGACTGAGTGGATTGTAACATTTTCCAATAAAGCTGGTGTGTGCTTAGAGGGGAAACGAGTGTGagtatttgtatgtgtgttttCTAAAGTTTACTCCGTCATTCAGTTACAAGcaaaactcttaaaggagaaggaaagctacggaggcattttattgccaatagattagctgcaatagtgcaagctagaatgctatatttattctgtagaatgttttatcatatcttagtaaaaagctctagaatctctctgcttgtttaggatagcagctgccatattagctttgtgtgacaacttcctgcctgagtctctccttgctcacttatagctctggactcagattacagcagggaagggagaaGGAGGGGaacaggagcaaactgagcatgctcacgcccggggcaaggaggtttaagctgaaggcaggaagtctgatacagaagcccatgagtacacaatagaaggaaagaaatgcagtgttttttttgacagaggactcaaagcagcattactttgagggtttactggtatatttaggtggacctttctacttagttttaacctttccttctcctttaagacttgtgAATAGacaccattacattttttttaacatgacttgAATAGTTATACTGATAGTTTCTACATGCAGCCATACTCTTTAGAGCATACCTGTAAGACTATAAATCATTACCCAGTGCTTTCAGTTCAGTTAAATAAGGGGCAATTATGAGTAGTGTTGCTAAACACCAGGGCAACTAAACCCTCCAAATCTCCCCATGTTCcattacatttaaagggcatatatCATGCAAAAATTCTTTCCCCCACCAGGAGGTGTGGGCTAACATCCCTCACTCTGGTtaggggaaacaatagtattttgtgtattttgttggAGCACTCGCCGGAAGGGAGCTTCTGGTGGGGGCAGCCAAGTTGGGGCACATACATCCACATAATGAGTGAGCTGGGATATAATTTATCAATGATGGCTGCCCTACATGATCAAAATCCTGTGTTGTATTTTATACtgtctaaaaagaaaaaaggtttagGAAATCTGTGGCTTTCTAATGTACTTGACATGACTACATGAATATACTTCTCTCCTGCAGGGATGCCTCAGGGCTGTATTGGCACAGTAATGTTATAGTCGAACGTATCCAAAGTGATAAAGTGAAGACTTTTTCTGGCCGTGTCTATGAACTGAAAGGGGAGGCTGATAAAGCTACTATGCAGTTGGAAGGAGGAGGTGGGGACTAATGATGCAACATTGAATtgataaactaatttaaaatCACTGTGTTCCCCACTaatttgccaatatttttataaaaaaaaataatgtttaaacttCTACTGATACTaaacgtttttttatttatttttttaagattcaaaataaaatgtactactATTATGTAGTTATGGCATTTAAGAAGCCCACGTTCCACACAATTACTGAAAGGAATGATTAATGAAGTTATCTAAATATATGTGTGCCCACAACTACATACCTTTATTAATTACCTGAAGCCCGCGGGTTACTTCTATACCCGCCCCTTCTGTGACATTGTGTTTATGCTATTTGATACGATTGCAGGATTTCCCCCTTGGTTTGTGCACAAGTTTGCTTCTGGCTTTCCAGAGGACTGGAAGACTCATGTGGATCGTGTTCTGAAGGAAAGACACAGGTCTGataatataaataaaggggattttcagttgctttatttttttatcttatgtTGAATTGTTTTTATAAGTTCTTATGTTTCCCAATATTAGCTAGGtaatatagttaaagggatactgtcatggggaaaaattttttttttcaaaatgaatcagttaatagtgctgctccagtagaattctgcattgaaatccatttctcaaaagagcaaacagatttttttatattcaattttgaaatctgacacggggctagacatattgtcaatttcccagctgccccaagtcatatgacttgtactctgataaacttcaatcactctttactgctgtactgcaagttggagtgatatcaccccctcccttcccccccccccccagcagccaaacaaaagaacaatgggaaggtaaccagatagcagctccctaacacaagataacagctgcctggtagatataagaacagcactcaatagtaaaaacccatgtcccactgagacacattcagttacattgagaaggaaaaacagcagcctgccagaaagcatttctctcctaaagtgcaggcacaagtcacatgactgggggcagctgggaaattgacaaaatgtctagccccatgtcagatttcaaaattgaatataaaaaaatctgtttgctcttttgagaaatggatttcagtgcagaattctgctggagtagcgctattaactgatgtgttttgaaaacaggatccctttaaataaatggtaGGCAGTATCATTGAGCACTAAGGTTCCTTTGTCCTTTTAGTgtggttgttttttgttttttttcattttgaatatatttattattgttttgtgcACCATTTGTATTACTGTATTTATGGACTAGGGCAGAATAACCTGTATCTGTATCAACTTGACTATAAATGATCGTGTGCTAGCGCAATGAGACCTGCTTTTACTCTCTAGTCTAAGTGGTTACAATTTTATACTTTTGGTTGCTGCCATTCCTCAGCAGTAGCAAGTGCTAAATACTTCCTTATGAGGCATGTATTGagtcaattttttaaattgagtatgcacacattaaaatgttttatctgtTTACACTGTCTATTTTTTGAAACCTTAGGgctgaaataaaaggaaaaaatattaacCGTATGAAGAATGGAGATATTAAACAAAATAGTCTGAAGGGCATTCAAGAAAGGGCAAAACATTGCTGCACAGATACAAAAAATAAGCCTGCTAGACAAAGAAACGATTTATCAAAAGAACTTATGAGGCGCCTGCCTAGCTCTGCCACCATTAATACCAGGTTCAACCTTGGTGATACTGACCAGAGAAAAACCAGAGCCTGCAGTGCTTTGCACACTGAGCCAAAAGGTATGACATCAAATAATGTACAATGCAGAACTTCAGACAGCTGGGATTCCAGTAACTCTGATACAGACCGGGAAAAAACTAGAAGAAGGAAAATTGTATCAAAGGATCATACATCCAAGTTGACTAATAACCTCTCCACCACTGATGCCAGAATCAATCCTAGCCACAATAACAATTGTACATATGATTTGTCATCTGAAGGATCGCCCACGGTTCCAAAAGAAAGGCCGGCACTGGTTAAGAGCAGGAATGTAATTACAGATCTACAGACTAAGCACCGTTCTGTGTCAGAAGAACTGCACTCATCACTCCTCCCTAAACCTTTCAACTACACAAAACACATTGCCATTAAAGTACAAAATTCAACATATGATGCGTCTCCCTCTGAAAGTGATGTCAACATACATCCATACACCACCAGATGCCCCACTAGTTATTCAGCAAGTGGAAAGCAAAGGGGTATGTATATTGTGCTTGGTTTATGTAACAAGCACAGATATTGTTTTGATTTTAGATCCATTGCTTGTACATATTCTGTGAATTAAACACTGTGAATTggcactgttaaaggagaactaaagaagtagctagaaatgttgtacattatgttttgggcttctgtaccagcccaaggcaaccacagccctttagcagtaaatatctgtgtctccaaagatgccccagtagctccccatcttcttttctgctgattcactgcacatgctctgtgctgctgtcacttactgagcttagggcccgactcacaatatacagtccacatagaatagaaatgtcacaatataaggctaaatagtaattaatacagataattattacatgacagcacagaaaccagtgcaattagcatcagaattcaataatcagccctgtagcatcagcttatattacaggccaacctcaatttgtgacgagccctaagcttagcttctcaacagctgctcagagcccactgagcatgtgagtgtcgcagacaccaagatggtgaccccctgtgacaagtttgaagtcctggatcattgctgctattgacaagctcaaactttaggctcgtgcaatacgttcagtatataaaatatgacctttttagccgtattcatttttattgtttacttctcttttaaggaGGCATGCATGGCCAGAATTGGTCAGGCAGTTTGTGCTTGTTTTGCCACCTAAAGATTAATTTCTACAGACTTTCCTGTAATACGATTATCCCAGTCTGCTTTTTTATGTAGCCTCATTTTAGCTGAAGGATGCTGCATTAACATATCCAGAACGCAAAGGAACTGCATCTCCCCATCACTAGGACCATCAGATCAAATAGATCAAGGGTATATGACTATTTATGTGGATGGcacaaaatatatgaaaaaaaaaaatatatatatatatatatataagtcctaaCTGGTGCACTCCACAGCGAAAAgttaactgcctgggtgctggtaaaggTTACAtacaacaaatgaaaaaaagaccgCATTTACAGGACTTCTCGTGGAAAAAAAGCCTCAAAGTGCTGTGTATTTATTCCTCAAAATCATAAATacacagaataaataaaaaggaataaatacACAGCCCTTTGAGGCTTTTTTTCCAcgagaagtcctgtgagtgcggtctttttttcatttgatatatatatatatatatatatattttcaaaatggaccagcacaccgtttatcttcaatcaaaaaaagtgtttattcttcatacactgtgcatccaacattTCGGCCTGCATTCAGGCCTGAAtgcaggccgaaacgttggatgcacagtgtatgaagaataaacactttttttgattgaagataaacggtgtgctggtccattttgaaaatatacaatacacattgaCTAAGCACCCGGCTTAAGACTTTGAGATTGGAGTGCAAGTGTccatattggaatatatatatatatatatatatatatatatatatatatatatatatatatatactatataactgAGGGATATTATGTGCGATAAACACTAGAGTGCAGAACAAGCCCTAGTACCCTATTTATGTGGATGGCCCAGTAAGTTACCATGCAACCATTTATTCTTCAGGCTGATGAAACTGTTTGGCTCTGTCTGTTCACCTTAATTTTGCCTTGCAGACTGGACTGCTTTGCCtattaaactggaatatacaGTGCAACTCTTTTCTTGAATTATTCTAAACTACAGAAGACCAGAAATGTAATTGTTGATGAGGATAATATTGGTTTAAAGGCtaaggattagtgatgtgcgTTCCGAGACGATACCCGCGGGTTCGGGCCGGCCTTGCACCCCACCTTTCCGGGTCacgggcgggttgagctcttctgacttcTTTCCCCGTCCGCGACCTTACAAATGCCGGCATTCGACTTCCtgctcaccctgccccttttatgacatcatcgGCGGGCGGCATGGATCTATAAAAGGAAGTTGGGCGCGGGTCGGGTTATAGCCCGACCCGCATATCACTACTAAGGAGACTCAAGTTGTGAACTACCAGAAGTCCTGTAAGATGATTatgacaattgtttttttttgctcagcagtcagcataattttgttttaaatattttagtggAGAATGAGCAAAATACCCCCCCTGCACAACTGTCTAATCGTGATGCTACCGTTAGCCGCAGCGGACGACTTATTAAACCTGTCCTGAAATACTGGTGTGGAGAACGAGTAGTGACTGACCGGAACTTAAATTTTGTGATTGAGGAAGGATCAGCAGATTATCTAGAGGCAGACACGGTAAGTAACTTTTTGTTATAGAAAATTTACcttgaatctttcgcgaagggttcgagggttcggctgaatctaaTAATTAAATACGATTCTCTGCATTCATTTACCTTAGGGGAAAATTAGTCTTTCACTTATATTTTGCTGTATAACTTTGTAAGGGCATGTTCAACTAACTATTGATGCTCTCCTGTTTTTTGTAGAGTCTAGTTAAAACAAATTCTGAAACTGAATGCAGGCAACCCTCCACTCCCAAGGAGTTAGGCAAAATTTCCCCCAGACTGAATAAAGGCAGTTCAAACATGGAGCAGCAACAAAGATCAAGTGAGGTCTTATTAATGTGGTTATTCTCTTgtctatttatataatatattgattTGTGCTTGATTAAATCAAAATCTTAACCAGTTAGAACCCGTAGCACatggaaatatattatattatatacagtatgtatatatatatatatatatataatataattatgtaaAATGTGTATATCAGCCCCTAAATAATTGATTTGTAGTATTGTCTGCCATACTTTTAATTGTTACCTAGTTGTTAAAGGGAATCTTATGCCAAAAGTTATATTTTgcctaaatgtaattttaagcagctttcaAATGTACAGTAAAGATTTTCAGTGGTTTATTCGTAAGggtacacgggcagattctgtgagattagtagccccgacgacaaatcgcctctttttcggggcgacaatctccccagaCTGCATtgccctaccttcccgccggctataatgaaaaattgctagttttccgaagtcgcccgaagtttccttgtgagtcgactttggaaaacgaagcgccgcgagtgctatcccgctggtgatttttcattatagccggcgggaaggcagtttggggagttctgactcttgatacaagttagcagttttttttcattctgaaaaCAAGCCAGGTTATTAATAGATCTGCGCAGGCATCTGAAAGGCATTGTGGGATCTAGAGCTTGGCTGCAGGAGAGATaaggtggccaaacgagcggatcttaacccgataaacccactaacggctgggcgatatcaggcaaatccgaacaatcggattacaatgctatcaagatgcggtcctggatcgtagaaaacaatcaaacttgaccgatatctgaccgatttttggcctgatattgattgggATGACCTGTCGGAaaccccacacatgggcagataagctgccgaatatCAGTAtcggcagcttttttttttttttttttttcaactgtgttTTTATTGAAGTTCACAGAATCAGAAACAAATAAAGCGGTACATAACCAGTTTCAGAAAGGTACAATGAAGACATACATCATGTATATGGTCATGTATTGACAATATCCACagtaaacaaaaattaaacagaaaagaacaactcaaaaaagaaaaggtaaattacGTGGTACTAAGCAGTGCACCTCATCTGAGGGTAAGAGGCTAACGTCACCTCATAGTATTATATACGTAAGGAGATCCGTAATGCGTTCCAATGTTAAGAGTCTATCCGGTCCCTCCTCCTCATGAGAAGGAGAGGCACCCAACAGCCCCAACTCCCAAGGAGGGGGGGATGGATTATGGAAAGATAGTAGTGTCTGAACACCCAATGTCCTTCTTGGTTTCTATACCTCCTTTTGGAGTTCAGAGCAATAAGAGTTCCACATAAACCAGTCCTTCTCTGTAGCTaatgcagctttaatctgcccgtgtatgggcacctttagtctTACGTGTAtcaagactagggatgcactgaatccactattttggattcggccgaaccctttgtgaaagattcgtctgaataccgaatcaaattcaaaccctaatttgcatatgcaaatcagtgagggggagggaaaaagagtaaaacatttttttacttccttgttttgtgacaaaaagtcaaattattttaaggattcagttcggccaggcacaaggattcggccgcatTCGAATACAactgaaaatggctgaataccaaaccgaatcctggatacggtgaATCCCTAATCAAGACAATGTACAAGTAATCCAGCTTCAGTTGAAGGGTCGATGGATATCCTCATTAGCTATCAATAAGGGCACCATCCTTTCTACTAATATGTAGTCAGATGCTATTGGCAGGCCAATGCTAGCTAGTTAAAATATGCTGGTTCGGGTAAACCCAAACTTTGTCCtagaaatataaaattaatatatttaaaaggaacattttttctGGCATCTTTTGATGCTTTCCTTCTCAATTTTGTTACGTCTCTCACACTGAGTTGTAGAACCGAGCAGGGAGACACTTCTTGCTTCCAAAAAGCTTTTGCTGTTCTCCCTGGCCTTTGCCCTTGCCAAACTGATGGAGATGCTCAGGTTATATATTCATGGTACTAGCAGTATAAAAACttctaatatgaaaaaaataataatcaataacTCAGGAATCTTCTAGGACTTACTGTTTATTGACTTGCATTTTGTATTGCTATTCTTCTATAACAGCACAGCTTCGAAAACAGATTTGGACAAAGGATTCAATTCTGAATCGAAACGAAAGTTTGGGCAAGAGTAGCACGGACACAAGTGTTTTTGAGAGTGAAATCGGAACGCGCCAGTCAGAGAAGGATTCTAAAGAAGATCAGATTTGTAAATTGCCTTTGCAGAAACCAGGCAATGCTCCTGTCGATCTGGGGGATAACTTGTCTGAGACTGAATCTTCAGAAGAGGACAGTCCGTCTGGCCATATTTCTATTAAAAGGACACCAAGATCTTTATCCCAAAAGGACATGAATAAATGTAAGCAAGACTTGCACACTGAGGGAAACAAATACGGTTCTGTGGAATTTCTCAATAATTTGAGAAGTTCTCCAAAAGAGACCCTAAAACAAAAAGGCCCTCGCCATAAAAGAAGTAGGGGATATAAAGCTGAACCACAAAGCATTGATCTTCTAAGCTCTGCTGACTCTGATAAGGAAAAAAGAACCAACGCTAGAAAATCTTCTGTTCGGAACAATCTGAGATCTCAAAGGCAAGCTGGCCGCTCGGCACTGCGCGCTTGTAAGTTTAGCCTTGAGGCCTCCGAAGAAACATCCAGTTCAGATAATGATCCGCAGCAGCAGCCAACAAATGCCACAGCTAGAAGTTCTATGGGCTCCGTACGTAGTCCTACTTCAAGATTAGTTTTTAGTAAAAGGACAAGGGTTCTGCCCAGAAACCAAAGTTCTGCTGTACCCTTTATAAAAATGAATCACGGTGAGGAATGGACAGAGAAGGAAGTTGAGCGTCTTTACAAGTAAGTAATAGAGACAGTATTTTAATTATAGAGTTGTATGAGTATATAACCATCCAAATTTGatggggttgtttaccttaaaGCTTACTTATTAGTATGTTGTCTTCAGCTATCAGGCTTGGAATTTAAACTTCGCTGGTTGGTAGGGGGTTAATTACAACAGACAATCGGAGCAGTTTTGAAGTCAAAATGGAGGgtgaaaaaaaataagcattgaaaaacaagaataaatacaaaaacaaagccTCCcagttcaggggtccccaaccttttttgtctCGGGGACCAAAGAAGAGCCAAATTGCCAaatttttgcaaggaccgggg
This Xenopus laevis strain J_2021 chromosome 8S, Xenopus_laevis_v10.1, whole genome shotgun sequence DNA region includes the following protein-coding sequences:
- the mis18bp1b gene encoding MIS18 binding protein 1 b isoform X5, whose protein sequence is MKGKSSEMFITTSNTHHNDPPATSNGGMHLKSIPLDIIPSNTLTPIKDLQKLCMEQPCTSTTPAKKPNQLVYTTTALQSTLIQDGTCPLEFPNLSVIKPSGVPQGIKLCRNDPAPHGTIGYFTSADADFVLESPAKIFQRMKAFKVQEKKLQTPIKNKKFSDILNCQRDMILTPITNLSVYSRERGSRLFLKQLMNTNGKPACSNMCSDSEIPTDILTASPAKTFLLMKEKALERQKLIHKDATHSQKGVDVTTPNTGSNRVFPVENPEKPAKRVDFLKVSEECIVSSTNPSPDIALGEKRNEEEDDEVSQQSQLSSLQNETLTPEICKQTSSRKSKENLKTASEHLYNKTGFMVEPKFMPGIEKLKNLGIKGPTLCPDMCDILLISPKIHIPRKQKSREVPAAVLYPDTNRSNPKEKENILLTEWIVTFSNKAGVCLEGKRVDASGLYWHSNVIVERIQSDKVKTFSGRVYELKGEADKATMQLEGGGFPPWFVHKFASGFPEDWKTHVDRVLKERHRAEIKGKNINRMKNGDIKQNSLKGIQERAKHCCTDTKNKPARQRNDLSKELMRRLPSSATINTRFNLGDTDQRKTRACSALHTEPKGMTSNNVQCRTSDSWDSSNSDTDREKTRRRKIVSKDHTSKLTNNLSTTDARINPSHNNNCTYDLSSEGSPTVPKERPALVKSRNVITDLQTKHRSVSEELHSSLLPKPFNYTKHIAIKVQNSTYDASPSESDVNIHPYTTRCPTSYSASGKQRVENEQNTPPAQLSNRDATVSRSGRLIKPVLKYWCGERVVTDRNLNFVIEEGSADYLEADTSLVKTNSETECRQPSTPKELGKISPRLNKGSSNMEQQQRSTQLRKQIWTKDSILNRNESLGKSSTDTSVFESEIGTRQSEKDSKEDQICKLPLQKPGNAPVDLGDNLSETESSEEDSPSGHISIKRTPRSLSQKDMNKCKQDLHTEGNKYGSVEFLNNLRSSPKETLKQKGPRHKRSRGYKAEPQSIDLLSSADSDKEKRTNARKSSVRNNLRSQRQAGRSALRACKFSLEASEETSSSDNDPQQQPTNATARSSMGSVRSPTSRLVFSKRTRVLPRNQSSAVPFIKMNHGEEWTEKEVERLYKAISALPKHKNEFWVEVAMSVGSRSAEECQEKYLENQQSRASKAQSKKKPESRKKEQKGSGSEEKPLKITAKVGTLKRKQQMRQFLEQIPKDDHDDIFTATPFQSKRVKLPTFKASHEDDVFQLSNTDPTTPSSSLFPWAYTPQCDHISPGMLGSIHSSTNDRYVYRMQKHTKGGALSQWGKLNKRPVGASCAPPISQRTAALGRGCKDTSDIGKLFKTDEPTASDDDDDEEEDFYFSNPSP